Below is a genomic region from Pseudomonas berkeleyensis.
GCTCATCGAACAGGTGGGCAACGATGCCGGAATCGCGATCCAGGCCCAGAGTCAACTGAGTCAGGTCATTGGAGCCGATGGAGAAACCGTCGAAGAACTCGAGGAACTCGTCGGCCAGCAGCGCGTTGGACGGCAGCTCGCACATCATGATGACTTTCAGACCATCCTGACCACGCGCCAGGCCATTGCTGGCCAGCAGCTCGACCACTTGCGACGCCTCGCCCAAGGTACGTACGAACGGCACCATGATCTCGACGTTGGTCAGGCCCATCTCGTTGCGCACTTTCTTCAGCGCACGGCATTCCAGCTCGAAGCAATCGCGGAACGACTCGCTGATGTAACGCGAAGCACCGCGGAAGCCCAGCATCGGGTTTTCTTCTTCCGGCTCGTACAGCTTGCCGCCGATCAGGTTGGCGTATTCATTGGACTTGAAGTCCGACAGACGCACGATGACCTTCTTCGGCCAGAAGGCTGCGGCCAGAGTGCTGATGCCCTCGACCAGTTTCTCGACATAGAAATCGACCGGATCACCGTACCCGGCGATGCGTTTCTCGACGCTGTCCTTGATTTCCGGCGGCAGGCTGGCGAAGTTCAGCAGTGCCTTCGGATGCACGCCGATCATGCGGTTGATGATGAACTCCAGACGCGCCAGACCCACACCTTCGTTCGGCAACTGAGCGAAGTCGAAGGCGCGATCCGGGTTGCCAACATTCATCATGATCTTGAACGGCAGATCCGGCATGGCGTCGACCGAGTTCTTGCGGATATCGAAGCCCAGCTCGCCTTCGAAGATGAAGCCGGTGTCGCCCTCGGCGCAGGAGACGGTGACACCCTGGCCATCCTTCAGCACGCTGGTGGCGTTGCCGCAACCGACCACGGCCGGAATGCCCAGCTCACGGGCGATGATCGCCGCATGGCAGGTACGCCCGCCGCGGTTGGTAACGATGGCGCTGGCGCGCTTCATCACCGGTTCCCAATCCGGGTCGGTCATGTCGGAGACCAGCACGTCGCCCGGCTGCACCTTGTCCATTTCGGACACGTCGTGGATCACGCGTACCTTGCCGGCGCCAATGCGCTGACCGATAGCGCGGCCTTCAACCAGCACAGTGCCTTTCTCTTTGAGCAGGTAGCGCTCCATCACGGTGGCGCTGGCACGGCTCTTAACGGTTTCCGGACGCGCCTGCACGATGTACAGCTTGCCGTCGTCACCGTCCTTGGCCCACTCGATATCCATCGGGCGGCCATAGTGTTTCTCGATGATCAGCGCCTGCTTGGCCAGCTCGCTGACCTCGGCGTCGGTGATGCAGAAGCGCGCACGCTCGGCGCGGTCGACTTCGACGGTCTTCACCGAACGACCGGCCTTGGCCTCATCGCCGTAGACCATCTTGATCGCCTTGCTGCCCAGGTTGCGACGCAGAATCGCCGGACGGCCCGCTTCCAGGGTCGGCTTGTGCACATAGAACTCGTCAGGGTTAACCGCGCCCTGCACCACGGTCTCACCGAGGCCATAGGCGCCGGTGATGAACACCACGTCACGGAAGCCCGATTCGGTGTCCAGGGTGAACATCACGCCGGCGGTGCCGGTTTCCGAGCGCACCATGCGCTGCACACCGGCGGACAGGGCGACCAGTTTGTGGTCGAAGCCCTGGTGTACGCGGTAGGCGATGGCGCGGTCGTTGAACAGCGAGGCGAATACTTCCTTGGCAGCGCGGATCACGTTGTCCACGCCACGAATATTGAGGAAGGTTTCCTGCTGGCCGGCGAAGGAAGCGTCCGGCAGGTCTTCGGCGGTAGCGGAGGAACGCACGGCCACGGCCATGTTGTCGTTGCCAGCGCTCATGGTGGCGAAGGCTTCACGGATCTGCTTGTCCAGCTCGGCGGGGAATTCGGCGTCCATCACCCACTGGCGAATCTGCGCGCCGGTCTTGGCCAGGGCATTCACATCGTCGACATCGAGCGCGTCGAGGGCTGCGTGGATCTGCGCATTCAGGCCGCTTTGCTCGAGAAAATCGCGGTAGGCCTGAGCCGTAGTGGCGAAACCGCCGGGAACCGAAACGCCGGCACCAGCCAGGTTGCTGATCATCTCGCCGAGGGATGCGTTCTTGCCCCCCACATGCTCAACATCGTGATTGCCGAGCTTATCGAGGGAAACTACGTACTCTACCAAGGTGATCTCTCCACTAAGATGTTGGAAAAGCTCAGAATTTGCGTAAAGCCAGCTGCGCGTCGGCCCTGCTGCGTCAAAAACAGACTCGTAATGCTCATGTGCTACAGCACACTCCGCTTACTCGCCTGTTTTTTCCTTGCATGGCTCTAGCTCGCAAGCCTTTATACAAATTCTTAGGGGGCTGGATGATCCGGCGGCGCGCTGCCGCAAGATTGTGGCCTTGCCCTTGAATAAGTAACAATGCCAGAACCCGTGGGCCCCGGCGAAAAACGCGGCCTATCATAGCCAAGAATCGAACTCAGCTTAAGGCCTTTGGCGCAAATGAAACGAACCGCTTTCTTCATCTCCGATGGCACCGGCATTACTGCCGAAACCCTGGGTCAGAGCCTGCTCGCACAGTTCGAGAACATTCAGTTCACCAAACTGACGCGCCCTTATATCGACAGCGTCGAAAAAGCGCGCGCAATGGTACAACAAATCGATGCTGCCGCAGAAAGAGACGGAGTCCGTCCGATCATCTTCGACACCATCGTCAATCGCGATATTCGTGCGATCCTCGATACCGCCAATGGTTTCATGATCGATATCTTTTCCACTTTTCTTTCCCCACTGGAGCAGGAGTTGAGCTCGCACTCCTCCTACTCCGTGGGTAAATCACACTCCATCGGCCAACACACCAATTACATGGAGCGTATCGAGGCGGTCAACTTCGCCCTCGACAATGACGACGGCGCCCGCACCCACTATTACGACAAGGCCGACCTGATTTTGGTTGGCGTATCACGCTGCGGCAAAACGCCCACCTGCCTGTATATGGCCATGCAATATGGCATTCGCGCAGCCAACTATCCATTGACCGAAGACGACATGGAGCGCCTGCAACTTCCCGAGTCGCTGAAAAAATACCGCGACAAGCTGTTCGGCCTGACCATCGATCCGGATCGCCTTACTGCCATCCGCCATGAACGCAAACCCAACAGCCGCTACGCCAGCTTCGCCCAATGCGAGTTCGAAGTGCGTGAAGTGGAAAGTCTGTTCCGTCGCGAAAATATCGCCTTCATCAACTCCACGCATTTCTCGGTCGAGGAGATCTCAGCCAAGATCCTCGTGGAAAAAGGCGTGGAACGCCGCCTCAAGTAACCGTTCACGAGCCCATCATGACGCTCAACGATGCCTTGCTGTTTGCCCCGGTCGCTCTTCTGATCGCCATAACTCCGGGGCCCAACAATTTCTGTGCGATGAACAACGGCATCCGCCATGGCGTGGGCACCGCGGTGCTGGCCACCACTGGGCGGGTCGTCGCTTTCGCCTTTTTCCTGCTGGTTTCAGCAGTCGGTCTCGGCGCGATGCTGCTGGCGTCCGAGCACGTGTTCACAGCCATCAAATGGATCGGCGCCGCCTACCTGATCTACCTGGGCATCAACGCCTGGCGCAGTCGCGCCTTCGCCCTGAGCGAGCAGCATGACGCGCTACCGCCACGACGCAACCTGTGGCTGGCGACACGCCAG
It encodes:
- the ppsA gene encoding phosphoenolpyruvate synthase; translation: MVEYVVSLDKLGNHDVEHVGGKNASLGEMISNLAGAGVSVPGGFATTAQAYRDFLEQSGLNAQIHAALDALDVDDVNALAKTGAQIRQWVMDAEFPAELDKQIREAFATMSAGNDNMAVAVRSSATAEDLPDASFAGQQETFLNIRGVDNVIRAAKEVFASLFNDRAIAYRVHQGFDHKLVALSAGVQRMVRSETGTAGVMFTLDTESGFRDVVFITGAYGLGETVVQGAVNPDEFYVHKPTLEAGRPAILRRNLGSKAIKMVYGDEAKAGRSVKTVEVDRAERARFCITDAEVSELAKQALIIEKHYGRPMDIEWAKDGDDGKLYIVQARPETVKSRASATVMERYLLKEKGTVLVEGRAIGQRIGAGKVRVIHDVSEMDKVQPGDVLVSDMTDPDWEPVMKRASAIVTNRGGRTCHAAIIARELGIPAVVGCGNATSVLKDGQGVTVSCAEGDTGFIFEGELGFDIRKNSVDAMPDLPFKIMMNVGNPDRAFDFAQLPNEGVGLARLEFIINRMIGVHPKALLNFASLPPEIKDSVEKRIAGYGDPVDFYVEKLVEGISTLAAAFWPKKVIVRLSDFKSNEYANLIGGKLYEPEEENPMLGFRGASRYISESFRDCFELECRALKKVRNEMGLTNVEIMVPFVRTLGEASQVVELLASNGLARGQDGLKVIMMCELPSNALLADEFLEFFDGFSIGSNDLTQLTLGLDRDSGIVAHLFDERNPAVKKLLANAIAACNKAGKYIGICGQGPSDHPDLAKWLMEQGIESVSLNPDSVLDTWFFLAETQPA
- the ppsR gene encoding posphoenolpyruvate synthetase regulatory kinase/phosphorylase PpsR translates to MKRTAFFISDGTGITAETLGQSLLAQFENIQFTKLTRPYIDSVEKARAMVQQIDAAAERDGVRPIIFDTIVNRDIRAILDTANGFMIDIFSTFLSPLEQELSSHSSYSVGKSHSIGQHTNYMERIEAVNFALDNDDGARTHYYDKADLILVGVSRCGKTPTCLYMAMQYGIRAANYPLTEDDMERLQLPESLKKYRDKLFGLTIDPDRLTAIRHERKPNSRYASFAQCEFEVREVESLFRRENIAFINSTHFSVEEISAKILVEKGVERRLK
- a CDS encoding LysE family translocator, which produces MTLNDALLFAPVALLIAITPGPNNFCAMNNGIRHGVGTAVLATTGRVVAFAFFLLVSAVGLGAMLLASEHVFTAIKWIGAAYLIYLGINAWRSRAFALSEQHDALPPRRNLWLATRQEFLIGISNPKAILLFAAIFPQFIRPDQPAPEQFLYLGTTYLLAEYVASLLYALFGLQIRRLIRTARGMRNLNRTTGAFFVGAGGALLGTSQH